The following are encoded together in the Bacillus sp. NP157 genome:
- a CDS encoding LysR family transcriptional regulator — MISMALSSVSLRDLALVQAVAREGSFNSAARAMYISPSGLSHQVQKVEQALGMPLFERGGRRVVPTSAGQRLLGYIEGVLAAAEHLEHAARAGDIAFGGELRVGVPSTLGPYLLPHVIEPFPQRFPGARLTISEGKPRGLLRRLGEGELDAVLAPPSATVTGLDSTALFFEPYELMLHKGHPLAGQPAVALTELDAADATLMAESHGNGVSDLGMPGAARPERIQDLSIESLATLVALRGGYTLVPILAHERLRSIPNVVLAAVEGARPGRHIALYWRSASPWRDDLVGFAELLRGLAETIPGLDAAVPLTV; from the coding sequence ATGATTTCGATGGCCCTGTCGTCGGTGTCCCTGCGCGACCTCGCGCTGGTCCAGGCCGTGGCCCGCGAGGGCAGCTTCAACAGCGCCGCGCGCGCCATGTACATCAGCCCTTCGGGCCTCTCGCACCAGGTGCAGAAGGTGGAACAGGCGCTGGGCATGCCGCTGTTCGAGCGCGGCGGCCGCCGCGTCGTGCCGACCTCGGCCGGGCAACGCCTGCTTGGCTATATCGAGGGCGTGCTGGCCGCCGCCGAGCACCTGGAGCACGCGGCGCGTGCCGGCGACATCGCGTTTGGCGGCGAGCTCAGGGTCGGCGTGCCCTCGACGCTGGGCCCCTACCTGCTACCGCACGTGATCGAACCCTTTCCGCAGCGGTTCCCCGGCGCTCGCCTGACCATTTCCGAGGGCAAGCCGCGCGGGCTGCTGCGCCGGCTGGGCGAGGGCGAGCTGGATGCCGTGCTGGCGCCGCCGAGCGCCACGGTGACGGGGCTGGATTCGACCGCGCTGTTCTTCGAGCCCTACGAACTGATGCTGCACAAGGGCCATCCGCTGGCGGGGCAGCCGGCCGTGGCCCTCACCGAGCTGGACGCCGCGGACGCGACGCTGATGGCGGAAAGCCACGGCAACGGCGTGTCCGACCTGGGCATGCCTGGCGCGGCAAGGCCGGAACGCATCCAGGACCTCAGCATCGAAAGCCTGGCCACGCTGGTGGCCCTGCGCGGGGGCTATACGCTGGTGCCGATCCTGGCCCACGAGCGGCTTCGTTCGATCCCGAACGTGGTGCTGGCCGCCGTCGAGGGCGCACGGCCCGGGCGGCACATCGCCCTCTACTGGCGCAGTGCCTCGCCCTGGCGCGACGACCTGGTCGGCTTCGCCGAGCTACTCCGCGGCCTGGCCGAGACCATCCCCGGCCTCGACGCCGCCGTCCCCCTCACAGTGTAG